In a single window of the Methylophaga frappieri genome:
- a CDS encoding ClpXP protease specificity-enhancing factor, whose translation MTPQKPYLIRAIYDWLLDNQCTPYLLVNTEIEGVVVPAAYIKDNRIVLNLAPDAIHQLQMDNEWISFSARFSGKAMELFIPTTAVQAIYGKENNEGMFFPEELQSPPPSDPKPPSSPPPGTTSGKPQLKVVK comes from the coding sequence ATGACACCACAAAAACCCTATTTAATCCGTGCGATTTACGACTGGTTGCTGGATAACCAATGTACGCCTTATCTATTGGTTAATACAGAAATAGAAGGCGTGGTGGTTCCGGCTGCGTATATCAAGGATAATCGCATTGTCTTAAATCTGGCACCCGATGCCATTCATCAATTGCAAATGGATAATGAGTGGATTAGCTTTTCTGCTCGTTTCTCTGGCAAGGCGATGGAGTTATTTATCCCAACAACGGCCGTACAGGCTATTTATGGCAAGGAAAATAACGAAGGCATGTTTTTTCCCGAAGAACTTCAGTCACCGCCACCAAGTGATCCTAAACCGCCAAGCTCACCACCACCAGGCACCACAAGCGGCAAACCACAATTGAAAGTGGTCAAATAA
- a CDS encoding cytochrome c1 — MKLLMTGALMALMTLFSISSMAASSGTPVDSFDVDLYDKASLQRGAQIFTNYCLSCHSASYMRYNRMAKDLGMSEDLVLNNLMFTTDKIGDPMTVAMRPEDAKKWFGVVPPDLSVIARARGTDWLYSYLRHFYLDDSRPMGTNNLFLVNAGMPHVLWEQQGFLAENEDHQLAIAQTGQLTERQYDQYVGDLVNFLAYIGEPSKLQRLALGKWVLLYLAFFFIIAVALKKAYWKDVH, encoded by the coding sequence ATGAAACTGCTAATGACCGGCGCTTTGATGGCGTTAATGACTCTGTTTTCTATTTCATCAATGGCGGCCTCCAGTGGTACGCCAGTTGATTCGTTTGACGTGGACTTGTATGACAAAGCGTCATTACAACGCGGCGCACAAATTTTTACCAATTATTGCCTGAGCTGCCACTCAGCCTCATATATGCGCTATAACCGCATGGCAAAAGATTTGGGCATGAGTGAGGATTTAGTGCTCAACAACCTCATGTTTACTACCGATAAAATTGGTGACCCGATGACCGTGGCGATGCGCCCGGAGGATGCGAAAAAATGGTTTGGTGTTGTGCCACCGGATCTTTCTGTGATTGCCCGAGCCCGTGGCACGGATTGGCTTTACAGTTATCTGCGTCACTTTTATCTGGATGACTCCCGCCCCATGGGCACTAATAACCTGTTTTTGGTTAATGCAGGTATGCCGCACGTTCTCTGGGAGCAACAAGGTTTTCTGGCTGAAAACGAAGACCATCAGTTGGCAATAGCGCAAACAGGTCAGTTGACAGAAAGACAATATGACCAATACGTTGGTGATTTAGTAAATTTCCTAGCTTATATCGGCGAACCCTCAAAGCTACAACGCTTGGCACTGGGTAAGTGGGTTCTGCTCTATCTGGCATTTTTCTTCATCATCGCGGTTGCCCTGAAAAAGGCTTACTGGAAAGATGTCCATTAA
- a CDS encoding cytochrome b has protein sequence MAKLMDWVDARFPASKMWREHLSEYYAPKNFNFWYFFGSLALLILVMQIVTGIFLTMNYKPDADLAFASVEYIMRDVEWGWLIRYLHSTGASAFFVVIYLHMFRGLIYGSYKQPRELIWIFGMLLYVVLMAEAFMGYLLPWGQMSYWGAQVIISLFGAIPVVGEELALWIRGDFVVADATLNRFFAFHVIALPIVLLGLVVMHILALHEVGSNNPDGVEIKKTKDANGKPLDGIPFHPYYTVKDLVGVVAFLFIFALVLFYMPEGGGWFLEKDNFVPADPLKTPEHIVPLWYFTPFYAILRAVPDKLWGVIAMGLAIVVLFLLPWLDRSKVRSVRYRGPAFRTALVLFVISFLALGYLGTQPATGLYTMLARVFTFIYFAFFILMPIYTKLDKDKPVPERVTFQ, from the coding sequence ATGGCCAAATTGATGGATTGGGTCGATGCCCGGTTTCCCGCCAGTAAAATGTGGCGAGAGCACCTCTCCGAATACTATGCGCCAAAAAACTTCAACTTCTGGTACTTCTTTGGTTCATTAGCTTTACTCATTCTGGTCATGCAAATTGTGACCGGAATTTTTCTAACCATGAATTACAAACCGGATGCCGATCTGGCCTTTGCCTCTGTTGAATACATCATGCGTGATGTCGAATGGGGGTGGCTGATTCGTTATCTGCATTCGACCGGTGCTTCGGCATTTTTCGTGGTGATATATCTGCATATGTTCCGTGGCCTGATTTATGGGTCCTATAAACAACCACGTGAGCTCATCTGGATATTTGGTATGTTGCTTTACGTTGTCCTGATGGCTGAAGCATTTATGGGATATTTATTGCCATGGGGACAAATGTCTTACTGGGGCGCACAGGTCATTATCTCCCTTTTCGGCGCCATTCCTGTGGTTGGTGAAGAACTGGCATTGTGGATTCGGGGTGACTTCGTTGTTGCGGATGCCACATTGAATCGTTTTTTTGCTTTTCACGTTATCGCCTTACCGATTGTGTTATTAGGCTTAGTTGTCATGCATATTCTCGCGCTGCATGAAGTCGGCTCTAACAATCCGGATGGGGTTGAGATTAAGAAAACCAAAGATGCCAATGGCAAGCCACTGGATGGCATTCCGTTCCATCCTTACTATACGGTTAAGGATTTGGTTGGCGTGGTCGCCTTCCTGTTTATTTTTGCCTTGGTGTTGTTTTACATGCCTGAGGGGGGCGGCTGGTTCCTTGAAAAAGACAACTTCGTGCCGGCGGATCCACTGAAAACACCGGAGCATATTGTGCCGCTCTGGTATTTCACGCCGTTCTATGCCATTTTGCGCGCGGTTCCCGATAAACTCTGGGGTGTCATTGCGATGGGACTAGCGATTGTAGTTCTGTTCCTGCTGCCATGGCTGGATCGCAGCAAAGTTCGTTCTGTTCGCTATCGTGGTCCGGCTTTCCGAACCGCATTGGTCTTGTTTGTTATTAGTTTCTTAGCATTAGGTTATCTGGGTACGCAACCGGCAACTGGTCTCTACACTATGTTGGCGAGAGTGTTCACGTTTATCTATTTCGCGTTTTTCATTCTGATGCCGATTTACACGAAGTTGGATAAAGACAAACCGGTACCAGAAAGGGTGACTTTCCAATGA
- the petA gene encoding ubiquinol-cytochrome c reductase iron-sulfur subunit produces MSNNVDTGKRRFLTAAASVVGGAGAIAVAVPFVSSIKPSAKAQAAGAPVLVDISQLETGQLLTVEWRGKPVWIYRRSEDVLDALATLDESLRDPDSSKAKQQPDYCENETRSIREEVMVLVGICTHLGCSPTYRPELAPADLGSEWKGGFFCPCHGSKFDLAGRVYQGVPAPINLEVPPYHFQGDNTVIVGEDAKGAA; encoded by the coding sequence ATGAGTAACAACGTAGATACTGGCAAACGGCGATTCTTGACCGCTGCAGCCAGTGTGGTCGGCGGTGCTGGCGCCATCGCGGTCGCCGTTCCGTTTGTATCATCGATCAAGCCAAGTGCCAAAGCACAGGCAGCCGGCGCACCGGTTCTGGTCGATATCAGTCAATTAGAAACCGGGCAATTACTGACAGTTGAATGGCGGGGTAAGCCGGTTTGGATTTACCGTCGTAGTGAAGACGTGCTTGATGCACTGGCGACTTTAGACGAGAGCTTGCGCGATCCAGATAGTAGCAAGGCAAAACAACAACCCGACTATTGTGAAAATGAAACCCGCTCAATCCGTGAAGAAGTAATGGTCCTTGTTGGTATTTGTACCCACTTAGGCTGTTCACCGACTTACCGTCCTGAGCTAGCGCCAGCTGATTTAGGTTCGGAATGGAAAGGCGGTTTCTTCTGCCCTTGTCATGGTTCCAAATTTGATTTGGCTGGCCGCGTTTATCAGGGCGTACCCGCACCGATAAATCTCGAGGTGCCTCCCTATCACTTCCAAGGTGATAACACCGTCATCGTTGGTGAAGACGCCAAAGGAGCTGCGTAA
- a CDS encoding plastocyanin/azurin family copper-binding protein, with protein sequence MKFAKTMAGILMGTSAMFSAATMAETHVVNASLTSFDPLVIKIQPGDTVKWDRMNGHLVNTKFTDSKGVTEYLPEGAEGFMSQMGENFETQPLTVEGVYLYKCDPHWGAGMGGAIIVGEPTNLQAIVDSKPKGALKRLVKKTQKAVE encoded by the coding sequence ATGAAATTTGCTAAAACAATGGCTGGTATTTTGATGGGCACATCCGCTATGTTCTCTGCAGCAACAATGGCAGAAACACATGTCGTCAATGCATCTTTGACTTCTTTTGACCCACTAGTCATTAAAATACAACCCGGTGACACGGTTAAATGGGATCGAATGAATGGTCACCTTGTTAATACTAAATTTACTGACTCAAAAGGTGTCACAGAATATCTTCCAGAAGGTGCCGAGGGTTTCATGTCCCAAATGGGTGAAAACTTTGAAACTCAACCTTTAACTGTAGAGGGTGTATATCTTTATAAGTGTGATCCTCATTGGGGTGCTGGTATGGGCGGGGCAATCATTGTTGGAGAACCCACTAACCTTCAAGCAATCGTCGACTCTAAACCCAAAGGTGCACTAAAAAGATTGGTGAAAAAAACACAAAAAGCAGTTGAATAA